The DNA segment GGTTATTCTAATCCTTCCACGTCATACATTGGACTTTTCCTAATAATTTTAGCACGATAAAACGCACCACTCCGGCACTCCTTGTCCGGTCGGTTGGAGACGTGGCAAACAATCACAATCTAGCCGACCATCGTAACACGCGTAGCCGTCGAACTCGCTTTCTCTAATAAACTTGCGGTAATCATTCACTGATCAACGTCATGACGAGACATAAGCTGAATATCTCAGATCCTAGCCGTTGGTTTTTCAGTCCACAGAACATAATCTAACAGATCGCATCGAGAAGGGCACACCGTTTTAAGGGACCGACAATTTAGGGGTAGAACTACGAGGCAAGCAAACCCATAATAAATACCGTAATCCCTTTTTCTCAGCCGTCTGATTAGAATACTGCTTCCGTTTGGCATCGCACGAATGGAAGCACACATTTTTTTACGTCGATTAGATTCTTCAATTGCTTTGTGAGTTCGTCTTCAAGAGGTCGAAGATATTTTTAGGCGACGAGGGTATGTGAGTAATTTCGTATGACCTGCTAAAGAAGAAATCCTTGGCTCGTAGCTTCCGTGGCGAAGGCTCTCGAAGAAACTGATTTCTTGAAAGCTATAAATAGGACTCGGTTTCGAATTTTCTTTCCTCGTCTTGATCTCTAAAGTTTCGAACTCTCTCTTACGCAAACTCAATGTTAACACGCAAGCGAAGTTGAATCGGAGTTCAGAAGATATACTCGGATCTTCTCGGGATTCTCTTTTCTGAGTTGGCGACCGGAACGTGTCTCCGCAGATTGAAAGTTCGTTTCTGTTGTTAATTTCGTACGGTTTATAGTTTCGTTTTGATCAGCCGTGTTTGAGTGGCCTTTTATTAGAATTAGTAATGTAGATGTCGATTTTTTTAGTGGCGTAGATTGGGTTACATGTTGTTTGGTTTCTGAGAAATTTATGCAGAGGAGATAGGAAGTTATATGAAATGTCGCATGTTGTGGTTTAGTTCAAGAGGTTTCGAAATTTCaatattctttttcttggtGTTCCAAAAAGTTCGGCAGGGTTGATGAAACTAGATGATTGAGAGAGTCattgcttcttttcttttgtgcGCATGCTTGCGTGttgctctttatttttttttaggttgCGTTGATGTCGAAACACGCAGCCCGAGCAATTCCACGAAGGCCCAACTCGCACACCTGCAGTTATGAAGAAACGGGAGCTTTGGGGTGGTGGGGTACAATTTCAATAATGCCAGtcagtatatgattttctatgcgAAGAGTTAGGAGAATTTTAATGTATAGAGCGTCTCAGAGAGCCCTCCCCTTACTGATGGAGAGGGTATATATATTTGGCTGGGGCGACCCCTGGAAGGGGGAGATTGTGGGGGATTCGCTCTGTACTCGGGTCATATCTCCCTCTAGCTCTCAACCGTGTGATAGTCTTGCAGGGCGTGATCGTGGTGACCACTGACACCCTAGAAGGCACGTCGTGGCGTGCGCATCCTCGAGCTTCATTGAATGCGGTGTAGTTCCTTTGTCGTGGCGGGCCTGTCTCCGTATCTATTTAACGTAGCGTGGCCTCAATCAAGTGCACCCATTCCTGAGACGTGCCTAGCTGCCGAGGTCCAGGGACAGGGATTATCCTTACCTTGTGTGCTGGGGGCCTGTTGGCCAATAAGGGTGTCCGACAATCCGTCCTTCAACCCCATGACTAGTGTGTGTTTTCCAGCTGCCTCTTCTCCTGGGCTTATTGGGCCGGCTTGGTCCGGCCGATCCCTTGTTCTCTGGCCCTGGGTCTGCTCGGGTCCCGTGGGCCGGGCCCGTTTGGCCTGACCCAGCCCTGGGAATAACTCCCCACTGGTTGAATAACTGAATTCGTTAAATTCAGGGTTTAGCCGTTCCTTTCCATTCAACGTGTGAACTGCTGTGGTTGTGATTCTTGGTCGAATTTGTTGAGTCTTAATTAACCAAGGAAAGTTTCACTCGATCGGTCTCCCGCTCCATTAAATGCTTCTGCAGCTAGATTCTGGTTGTTGAATTTCATTAGAGTGTGGTGATGGTTGaggggttttttattttttgttccccGCTAATGAGTTATTATACGTTTTCCTTTTTGTACTAATTTATGAGTACTTTTTTGcttgaaattttaaattcatacGCAAAGTGAAGTGCCAGTGGTGTTGTCTTGTTTCGGTAGATATTCTTTGTTAACATTAGCTATACGGTTGTTTGTAGTTGAGATGTTCATGTGGTGGATTTCATTTGCATTTTCAAGTATTTATGACCTTCTTGGATGATTTTTACTGTGgttgaaaatcaataaaacagttTCTTAGCGGGGTCGATATTGCTCCAGTAGTCTTGAAACAACGGTACTCAATTAAATGGGCATTTCTGGAACGTTGCTCATACATGTCTAGCAGTATTGTAGCTTCTTCATCCATGTTGTAGGCATTTTAACATTTTGGGTTGCAGGTGATGATGCTTTGTTCATTACATAGGTCAATTTCATCAATAGCTGCTTATTCTAAAGGCAGAGAGAAAGTAAATCGAGATGGCTAGGATAGATGGTTattcttttcccttctctcttctTGTTTCTTTACTCTAGGAAGTTAACTTGGACTGACTGACTGACTGAAGAAAGGTCACCGCAATGGCATTTCTTCTTTTATCCCCCATGGCCAGTGCTGGggcattctttcttcttcttttagccgcccccccccccccccccccccccaaacaacaaccaaaaaaaaaaaaaaattcttatgtCTTTTTGAACCCTCTAGACCctccaataattaaaattgtGCTGTTGAAACAAACAATTTGTTAGGTTTTTGCATTGTTAGGATTAAAGCAGTAGGAACTGTTCTTCACTCAGTTTTAAAACGCTAAGATAGGTCATTGTAATCATAAATAGGTATTTGAATTCATGTAAGGTTTCCGACGAAGAGATGCGAACTGAGAGGAACTAAAGTGAAGACTTATTGTTGAAGGAGAGAAGTGAAGAAGCTGGAAGTTGCAAAAGAGCAGGGGAACGACGCTgaattgaaaaaagtgaattgtTTTAGTGTAAGAAGTGAGGTGCTGTGCACCGTTTGTAGTGGATTGTTTTTAATAGAGTCTGTAAACGCAGCGTTTGGTATTTGAGTCCAAACGGTGTGTTCATCTGTCATTTTTAATTCTGCTGTCAGATTCAGTTTAGTGAGTCTCGATTCTGTTAGAAGGATCAGGTCTTAAGGCAAGGAAATGGGGGGAGGAACGTCATCTGACAAATCTGGAATATTGTAGTGAAAATTGTGTAGAGGTTTGGGAGCCCTCGAAGCACTCCCGTAGCAGTATATTGATGGAATTTTCCTTCTAGCATTTTATCATACACTTGCCGTGCACTCTGCTGGTTCACTACAGCAAATCAATTTCCACCATTTCCATTATCATCCTGTTATACAACAGCACACACTCAGCCTAATATCCACACCATCAAGAGCTCTAACAATTCAACACTTCTCTAAGTGGTTGGtctttaatataattgattgacCCTTAACAAGCTGGATAGGTCTTTCTCTCCTTTCATAATCTTGAAGTTTTCTTGAAGCCTGTCAATTTATGATCCATGTTGGTGGAGAGAGATGCGGCATCACTAACTGCAAAAGGACTGCATCTTCTTGAATAAGCCTCATTCTTGGAGGAGACAGAATTTCCTTTTTGGCAACCATACCTTCCGATTATGACAATTGTTGCACTTCAAGACTTATTAGTTAGATAATGAGAGAATTTACTAATACACAGGTGAGCTAAATTATGAGTGGAGAAAAGCCTCTCAAGTCATTTGACATAATGTTTAAGATTTTGGTAAGTTCCGTTCTCCATGGAGACCTGGAGTAGAGTTGCCAATTGAGGTAGGCTTGTCCTTGTCGAAAAATTACACGGCACATTTCTTCAAGCTCACGTACTCTTGCCCGTGATTTTACCTTCTTACTGCTTAGATCACATTTGATCAGATGATGTATTGGTTTTACCTTAGGTTGGGGCATCCCGTCCACTATAGTGGATTTGGTTCTGAGACCACTTCATGGAATCAAATGATCGTGCGATGCTATTGGTTACTATTCATGGCTGGAGGCTTGGGAGTTCCATTATATTGGACTCTTATAGATCTGCTTGTTATTGATGAACCACTCTCCAAGTTTTGCTGATTGGAGCTGTTCAACCTTTCTTGGATTGTGTTGTTGCTGGTTTCGATTGCTCTGCAGCTGTATAGAAGAAAGCTACAGTATCATGAGATGTTTGCCTGGCATGGTCGGGTGACtgaaaaaatgtgttttgaAGTTTTAGAATGATTCCAAAACTTGTTCCTATTTGCAGGTGCTTTAGAATATTGCCAGCTTCTAGATAGTTCATATTGTTCATTACAAGGATCCAATGGGGGAAGTGGCTATGGCAATTAAGCATTTTGAGGCTCAACAATTTGTGCTGGAAGACATCCAATATAAAACTGGTGAAAGTAATGGAACAGAGGCTGTGCGCACTAAATGGTCCAATCAAGAATGCTTACTTGCAGACGGGTCAACAGGTTCTGCACAAACTACTGAAGTATTGGAGAAAGGAATTTGGCAATACGGGTAAAGTCCTGTTTGTTTACCTGCCAATTTTTATTTGCcccttatttttctaaaatattgaTGACTGATGTCATACATTGTTATTTACAGATGTTTGCATTATCGTAGAAGATGCCGCATTAGAGCTCCTTGTTGCAATGAGATATTTGATTGTCGTCACTGTCACAATGAGGCAAAGGTTGTTGGTTCTCAGCCATCCtcaatctataatatatgtGACTTTTTAAATGTCGTTTGATTTTTACTCCTCTGTTGTCATACAGAATAACATTAAAATTGATCACAAGCATAGACATGAAATTCCCCGCCATCAAGTGAGACAGGTACATATATTCAAGAGTTTTAGTTTCCTCTGTTTTTCTGGCTTTTGATGCATTCTTCATGGTTGTAGTACCCCTTAACACTTAAGAAGTATTCCTTCTTCAATATTTTCAGGTGATGTGTTCACTCTGCGGCACTGAACAAGAGGTGAGAGTACTTACTACTTAGATGTATTAGAGTTTTGATAGGTACTTCATAAATGGGAATGCAAAATTACAGAGTTTATGCTTGTAGAAGTGGTTTGATAACTATAGACACTAATATGTTTTGCTCAAATGACAATATTTTTCCCTAAAATTCTTGTTATGGCGATCTCTTTGAAGTAACTGCTTTAATCTAATTCAAGTTGCTCATTACGTTGGCTGCTGCTATTACAGGTTCAACAATTATGTATTAAATGTGGTGTATGCATGGGGAAATTCTTCTGCGAGACTTGCAAATTGTTTGATGATGATGTGAGTAGTTATCTTTTTACcctccaccaaaaaaaaaaaaaaaaaaaaaataacaaggaCCTTGTCATGGTTGTAAAAAAACTGCATCATAATTTTGTCttaagagtcttatcttaaacTGTTGTCGGCTTGATGTCTTTGAACCATTAGATCAAGTGGACAGATTGATTTGATTGCTTTTATTTTTGCTGCAGACATCTAAGGCACAGTATCATTGCCATGGCTGTGGAATTTGCAGGTATGATTGATCACGTCTCTATTTGGTTAGTCTTTAGATCATATTGAGCGAATAACTACTGCTGATTAAAGAATCTGgtccatatatatacatctacGAGGGAGAGCTATTATACACGCATGTATATGTTTACAAATACAAATGTGTGTGGATGTGAAGGGTCCCGGTATGTGGGAATGGTAACTGTGCTGTCAAGTGATTGCCCATCATCGTATTAAATCTTTATAATTTATGCAAGTTCTGCCCCCTTTAAGTCCCCAACAGCCATCCCACAGTCTCTATATTCTGTTTTCTATGTCAATATGCTTATTTTAGACACCTTTTTTCAATATGCTTTGTTTTAGAATTGGAGGGCGTGAGAATTTCTTCCACTGCTACAAGTGTGGTAAGATGCTCTTCTCTTCTTAAGTGTGTGAGCTAAGATTCTAGTTTGGGAGCATACAGATAATTATTTCAAGTA comes from the Carya illinoinensis cultivar Pawnee chromosome 8, C.illinoinensisPawnee_v1, whole genome shotgun sequence genome and includes:
- the LOC122317933 gene encoding probable E3 ubiquitin-protein ligase RZFP34 is translated as MGEVAMAIKHFEAQQFVLEDIQYKTGESNGTEAVRTKWSNQECLLADGSTGSAQTTEVLEKGIWQYGCLHYRRRCRIRAPCCNEIFDCRHCHNEAKNNIKIDHKHRHEIPRHQVRQVMCSLCGTEQEVQQLCIKCGVCMGKFFCETCKLFDDDTSKAQYHCHGCGICRIGGRENFFHCYKCGCCYSILLKNSHPCVEGAMHHDCPVCFEYLFDSRNDVAVLPCGHTIHKNCLKEMQDHLQYACPLCSKSVCDMSKVWEKFDMEIAATPMPESYQNKMVWILCNDCGKTSNVQFHVVAQKCLNCKSYNTRQTGG